Proteins encoded together in one Terriglobus saanensis SP1PR4 window:
- a CDS encoding YciI family protein produces the protein MKYINLCHYIDDLNRVAELRPAHRQYMAQLDSENKLWAAGPFSDGTGALFIYEAADAHAAEEILHADPYFTGGALGKFELTAWNPALYNADLQGASS, from the coding sequence ATGAAGTACATCAACTTGTGCCACTACATAGATGATTTGAATCGGGTCGCAGAGCTCAGGCCCGCGCACAGGCAATACATGGCGCAATTGGATTCAGAGAACAAGTTATGGGCGGCGGGTCCGTTTTCGGATGGCACGGGAGCACTCTTTATCTACGAGGCTGCGGATGCCCATGCGGCCGAAGAGATACTTCATGCCGACCCCTATTTCACGGGCGGCGCTTTAGGGAAGTTTGAACTGACTGCGTGGAATCCAGCCCTATATAACGCCGACTTACAGGGAGCTTCCTCGTAG
- a CDS encoding MarR family winged helix-turn-helix transcriptional regulator, translated as MDEDAVKMHIHHTCFSWSGSLWYIDDVYTSLPSRIDPCACTTVKKVSRVLGRHYDSTISPAGVNITQLAVLRCIARRVGEPLVRVAEEMEMDRTSLYRAIAPMIRDGWLTSEDASTSRFRTAEITAKGRKLLTVANKRWERVQRNIIGKFGQREYGKLLAELDRLAECAVEE; from the coding sequence ATGGACGAAGACGCGGTCAAGATGCATATACATCATACTTGTTTCTCTTGGAGCGGCAGTTTATGGTACATTGACGATGTGTATACATCACTTCCATCGAGAATAGACCCCTGTGCCTGCACCACTGTGAAGAAGGTGTCACGAGTATTGGGCCGACACTATGACTCGACCATCTCGCCGGCCGGTGTGAACATTACCCAACTAGCTGTGCTTCGCTGTATTGCGCGACGCGTCGGAGAACCTCTGGTTCGCGTCGCCGAGGAAATGGAGATGGATCGAACCTCGCTGTATCGCGCCATCGCGCCGATGATTCGAGACGGGTGGCTCACCTCGGAAGACGCGAGCACCTCTCGGTTTCGCACGGCGGAGATAACCGCGAAGGGACGAAAACTCCTAACCGTTGCCAACAAACGCTGGGAAAGAGTACAGCGGAATATCATCGGGAAATTTGGGCAGAGAGAATACGGGAAACTGCTCGCCGAACTGGATCGTCTAGCAGAGTGCGCCGTGGAAGAGTAG
- a CDS encoding DUF302 domain-containing protein — protein sequence MIDEYVVKHCEHVCTKSFEEVVEAFEAAVGDGDDGKFLNGMKALSRADDWERLCKASFGPSGFLHVLTFDHGHWLKLYGIEAKAKQYTYGNPLLAHTMIKHDIGVCFQVPFHVLIYETGEGEVRIAYDLPSTLMARLHNDEVDEAARQIDPKVIAFVAGLAGAAA from the coding sequence GTGATTGATGAATATGTAGTGAAGCACTGTGAGCATGTGTGTACGAAGTCGTTTGAGGAAGTCGTCGAGGCATTTGAAGCTGCCGTCGGTGACGGCGATGATGGCAAATTCTTGAACGGCATGAAAGCTCTCTCCAGGGCAGACGATTGGGAGAGATTGTGTAAAGCAAGCTTTGGTCCGAGTGGTTTCCTCCACGTATTGACGTTCGATCACGGCCACTGGCTAAAGCTGTACGGAATTGAAGCTAAGGCGAAACAGTACACCTATGGCAATCCGCTTCTGGCGCACACGATGATCAAACACGACATCGGTGTCTGTTTTCAGGTGCCGTTCCACGTCCTGATCTACGAGACAGGGGAGGGCGAGGTACGGATTGCATACGATTTGCCATCCACCCTCATGGCTCGTCTTCATAACGATGAAGTGGATGAAGCCGCGCGCCAGATCGACCCTAAGGTCATTGCGTTTGTAGCGGGTCTTGCTGGCGCAGCCGCTTAA
- a CDS encoding DUF302 domain-containing protein has protein sequence MNIATQTAHQFTGVRLQIDSPLAFDEVLRRLHEQTGESTVPLINEIAANSVSSQEFDAEVTRRFVGRSGFMIFAKIEHSTWISRYGINRRVLRIILGNPLFAITMMREDISAGLFAPVETLLVENEPGSTLYFVRPSTLMVTVDNPPLQVAALELDRKLELLVSSITGL, from the coding sequence ATGAACATCGCCACTCAGACCGCTCATCAATTCACGGGAGTAAGGCTCCAAATCGATAGCCCCTTGGCATTTGACGAAGTGCTGCGCCGGCTCCACGAGCAAACGGGCGAATCGACCGTACCGCTCATCAACGAAATAGCGGCCAATAGCGTCTCTTCACAGGAGTTCGATGCCGAGGTGACAAGGCGCTTTGTGGGCCGGAGCGGCTTCATGATATTCGCAAAGATCGAGCACAGCACCTGGATCTCCCGGTATGGAATCAATCGGCGGGTGCTTCGCATTATCCTGGGCAACCCCCTCTTCGCCATCACCATGATGCGGGAGGACATTTCGGCAGGGCTTTTCGCTCCTGTGGAGACGCTGCTCGTCGAAAACGAACCGGGCTCTACGCTGTATTTCGTTCGGCCTTCCACATTGATGGTCACTGTTGACAATCCTCCCCTCCAAGTCGCTGCCCTCGAACTTGATCGCAAACTCGAACTCTTGGTTTCCAGCATTACCGGCCTCTGA
- a CDS encoding quinone oxidoreductase family protein, producing the protein MKAIYFEKFGTRDVLQFGDRPEPIPQNNELLIDVERSSVNFVDIRERQGTYNRPETHVGGIQLPHVSGLQAVGKVVAAASEGDKVWIGKKVVAYTPNGGGYAEKVVANPRFCVEIPESANADLFAALPNQGLTAYLLLTASTQIQSGESVLVQGASGGVGSLAVQIAKILGAGEVIGTASTSEKLDFIRSLGADDAVDYTHDDWPQRVLESTGGLGVDVLLESIGGDIFEQNFECLAPFGRYIIFGSTRGPGQPFAPRRLMQKSQTMTGFYLPVFLAKPELIHAGMEFLVKATLEEKLRPSIAKVLPLSQTAEAHRLLEDREVQGTILLDTTNV; encoded by the coding sequence ATGAAAGCGATATATTTTGAGAAGTTTGGTACGCGCGACGTCTTGCAGTTTGGCGACAGGCCAGAACCTATACCCCAGAACAATGAATTACTCATCGACGTGGAGCGATCGAGCGTCAACTTCGTCGACATTCGGGAACGGCAAGGAACATACAATCGCCCGGAGACACACGTCGGAGGCATTCAGTTGCCACACGTCTCAGGCCTGCAGGCGGTGGGTAAAGTCGTTGCAGCCGCATCTGAAGGCGACAAGGTCTGGATTGGGAAGAAAGTAGTAGCCTATACACCGAATGGCGGGGGCTATGCCGAAAAGGTGGTCGCCAACCCGCGCTTCTGCGTTGAGATTCCTGAGTCAGCGAATGCTGATCTCTTTGCCGCTTTGCCCAACCAGGGGCTCACGGCATATCTGCTCTTGACCGCATCCACGCAGATTCAGTCCGGCGAGTCGGTGCTAGTTCAAGGTGCGTCAGGAGGCGTAGGGAGCCTCGCTGTTCAGATCGCGAAGATCCTTGGCGCTGGCGAAGTCATCGGGACCGCGAGCACAAGCGAAAAACTGGATTTTATCCGCAGTCTGGGTGCTGATGATGCAGTCGACTACACTCATGACGATTGGCCTCAACGTGTCCTTGAAAGCACCGGAGGGCTGGGCGTCGACGTGCTTCTCGAATCGATCGGCGGAGACATCTTCGAGCAGAACTTTGAGTGCCTTGCACCATTTGGCCGCTACATCATCTTTGGATCAACACGCGGTCCCGGTCAGCCCTTTGCGCCCCGCCGGCTCATGCAGAAGTCTCAAACCATGACAGGGTTCTACCTTCCCGTCTTCCTCGCGAAGCCGGAGCTTATTCACGCGGGAATGGAATTTCTGGTCAAAGCCACGTTGGAAGAGAAGCTTCGCCCTTCAATCGCCAAAGTGCTTCCGTTGAGCCAGACAGCTGAAGCGCATCGCCTTCTGGAAGACCGGGAAGTTCAGGGAACGATTCTTTTGGACACGACAAACGTCTGA
- a CDS encoding alpha/beta fold hydrolase: protein MRRECKFILPVLIGIALSILLSGSGVSQTAAPMTELAGPHESDASFANYKFRDGETIPQLRIHYVTLGTAHRNSQGEIDNAVLVLHWTGADGRDLLVPMYRKALFDEGRPLDSRRYYLIIPDNVGHGQSSKPSDGLKARFPNYGYNDIVDLQHKLVTEILGIKHLHAILGMSMGGMNAWQWAEAYPTEIDGIMPVVCLPVKVSGRNLLWRRMVIEDIRSDPMWNNGNYTKTPQGLVHGYELVRLMIDGVPHFQATLADPTAVNQFLDQVHQQADKIDANDLLYSLKSSTDYDPEPHLSSIQTKVFALNFSDDEFNPEGLHILEHQIAKVPRAHFVVQDGSATSYGHFTMAHPELWADRVADFMRSIATPIR from the coding sequence ATGAGAAGAGAATGCAAATTTATCCTGCCTGTGTTGATAGGGATTGCCCTTAGCATCCTGCTTTCGGGCAGTGGCGTTTCCCAAACCGCAGCGCCAATGACGGAACTGGCGGGACCGCATGAGTCGGACGCATCCTTTGCCAACTATAAATTTCGCGATGGCGAAACGATCCCGCAGCTACGCATCCACTACGTCACTCTCGGAACTGCGCACCGAAACAGCCAGGGCGAGATCGATAATGCCGTCCTGGTTCTTCATTGGACGGGGGCGGATGGTCGGGATCTACTCGTTCCGATGTATCGAAAGGCGCTTTTCGACGAGGGGCGCCCTCTTGATTCACGCCGCTACTACCTCATCATTCCCGATAACGTGGGCCATGGGCAGTCCAGCAAACCGAGCGATGGATTGAAGGCACGCTTCCCTAACTACGGGTACAACGACATCGTAGACCTTCAACACAAGCTGGTCACAGAGATCCTCGGCATCAAACATCTTCATGCGATTTTAGGTATGTCGATGGGCGGTATGAACGCCTGGCAATGGGCCGAAGCTTATCCCACTGAGATCGATGGGATCATGCCAGTTGTCTGCCTGCCGGTCAAAGTCTCGGGACGAAATCTTCTATGGCGCCGCATGGTGATTGAAGACATCCGTTCCGATCCCATGTGGAACAACGGGAACTATACAAAGACACCGCAAGGCCTTGTTCATGGCTACGAACTGGTCCGGCTGATGATCGATGGCGTGCCACATTTCCAAGCCACGCTTGCCGATCCTACCGCAGTCAATCAGTTTCTCGATCAGGTTCACCAGCAAGCTGACAAAATTGATGCCAACGATTTGCTCTATTCGCTCAAGTCTTCGACCGATTACGATCCCGAACCTCACTTGAGCTCAATCCAAACCAAGGTGTTCGCACTGAACTTTAGCGATGATGAGTTCAATCCTGAAGGGCTTCACATCCTGGAGCACCAGATAGCCAAAGTGCCGCGTGCTCACTTCGTTGTGCAAGATGGCTCCGCAACGTCCTATGGGCATTTCACGATGGCTCATCCCGAGTTGTGGGCAGATCGCGTAGCGGACTTCATGCGCTCGATTGCAACACCCATCAGATAG
- a CDS encoding alpha/beta fold hydrolase: MYQDQSVTLQVTHGMAQLEPGLRIHYVTAGGGDRTVVLLHGFPQTWWTWRRLIPLLVQAGYRVIAPDYRGAGHSSRPAAGYANERWQETFIVC; encoded by the coding sequence ATGTATCAAGATCAATCGGTGACGCTTCAGGTAACCCACGGCATGGCTCAACTCGAACCTGGGCTACGCATCCACTACGTGACCGCGGGAGGTGGCGATCGCACAGTCGTTCTTCTACACGGCTTTCCGCAGACCTGGTGGACGTGGCGTCGTCTCATTCCACTCCTTGTGCAGGCTGGTTATCGCGTCATTGCGCCCGACTATCGTGGTGCTGGCCACTCGTCGCGCCCCGCCGCAGGATACGCAAACGAACGATGGCAGGAGACATTCATTGTCTGCTGA